From Thalassoglobus sp. JC818, one genomic window encodes:
- the folP gene encoding dihydropteroate synthase, translating to MSPSDPTIERTWRFDQTTWKNGPIPGIMGIVNVTPDSFSDGGSWIVPELAVQHGLMLVEQGADILDIGGESTRPGASPVSEDEEIQRIRPVIEGLVKQTKTPISIDTMKASVAQVALDAGAKIINDVSGFEFDPQMVNVASQSECGIILMHMLGTPQTMQDDPVYDDVVREVSEYLSSRIDAISHHGIDPERIVIDPGIGFGKTAEHNLELLTNIRRLHNTGRPVLIGHSRKRFLGKLIGRKLEERLAGTIGVSIALAQQSVELIRVHDVAAVKDALTAWHKLQASD from the coding sequence GTGAGCCCATCTGACCCAACCATCGAGCGCACGTGGCGATTTGATCAGACCACCTGGAAGAACGGGCCGATTCCCGGAATTATGGGAATCGTCAATGTGACCCCCGACAGCTTCTCTGACGGAGGGAGTTGGATTGTCCCGGAACTGGCCGTTCAGCACGGTCTGATGCTTGTCGAACAAGGGGCCGACATTCTCGACATCGGCGGCGAATCAACTCGACCAGGAGCCAGTCCTGTCTCCGAGGACGAAGAGATTCAAAGGATTCGCCCCGTCATTGAGGGACTTGTCAAACAAACCAAAACACCAATCTCGATCGACACGATGAAGGCGTCCGTCGCGCAGGTGGCGCTCGATGCCGGTGCGAAGATCATCAACGACGTCTCCGGATTCGAATTCGATCCTCAGATGGTGAACGTCGCGAGTCAGTCTGAGTGCGGCATTATCCTGATGCACATGCTGGGCACTCCGCAGACGATGCAGGATGATCCCGTTTACGATGATGTGGTTCGCGAGGTCTCCGAGTACCTGAGTTCACGCATCGACGCGATTTCGCACCATGGAATTGATCCGGAGAGAATCGTCATCGATCCCGGAATTGGCTTCGGGAAGACCGCGGAGCACAATCTCGAACTGCTCACCAACATTCGTCGGCTGCACAATACGGGGCGACCAGTTTTGATCGGGCATTCACGAAAGCGCTTCCTCGGGAAGCTGATCGGCCGTAAGCTGGAAGAGCGACTGGCCGGAACAATCGGTGTTTCAATCGCACTGGCTCAGCAGTCTGTGGAATTGATTCGTGTTCACGATGTCGCTGCCGTGAAGGACGCTCTCACCGCATGGCACAAGCTGCAAGCGAGCGATTGA
- a CDS encoding DUF1501 domain-containing protein encodes MIRIPGQPGKDLCDSHLGVSRRDILKVGGSSLLGLSLGSMLQLRSAQANSELSAGHGRAKSIILCYLQGGPSHIDLWDPKENVPDNVKSVFSNISTKIPGIQFTENLPKLAQVIDKTTLIRSMSYTPNGLFNHTAAIYQMMTGYTTDKVSPSGQLEPPSPKDFPNFGSNLIRLKPVKEAMLPFVMLPRPLQESNVVGKGGTAGFLGKAFDPYTLYPPGDDMDMTKMDKINVTDLEMRADVYGGRMERRARLLDVINEGMPEIDRAVKDYKLNEYYDQALSLISSGRARDAFAIEQELPETRDRYGRNTFGQSCLLARRLVEAGTRVVEVVWPKVANSNEHSWDVHTGLTDRMKRQSGPMLDSGLSALINDLDERGMLDETLVVAVGEFGRSPQRGVSTSGNGNSDDGRDHWPYCYTAVVAGAGIKRGYVHGKSDQTASAPLEDPVHPGELLATIYESFGIAPDTIVYNHLNQPRELVKAESVSALYA; translated from the coding sequence ATGATTCGAATTCCTGGTCAGCCTGGAAAAGATCTGTGTGACTCGCATCTGGGAGTCTCTCGAAGAGACATTTTGAAAGTCGGTGGTAGTAGTCTGCTCGGCCTCTCACTGGGGTCGATGTTGCAGCTGCGCTCTGCACAGGCGAACAGCGAACTTTCCGCAGGACACGGTCGCGCCAAGAGTATCATTCTGTGTTACCTCCAGGGCGGTCCAAGTCACATCGATTTGTGGGATCCAAAGGAAAACGTTCCCGACAATGTGAAGTCCGTCTTCTCGAACATCTCGACAAAGATTCCCGGAATTCAATTCACCGAGAACCTTCCGAAACTCGCGCAGGTGATCGACAAAACGACCTTGATTCGATCGATGAGCTATACCCCCAACGGGTTGTTCAACCACACCGCAGCGATCTATCAGATGATGACCGGATACACCACCGACAAGGTGAGCCCCTCCGGCCAACTCGAACCACCAAGTCCCAAAGACTTTCCGAACTTCGGGTCCAACTTGATTCGTCTCAAACCCGTTAAAGAAGCAATGTTGCCGTTTGTCATGCTTCCTCGCCCGCTGCAGGAAAGCAATGTTGTTGGCAAAGGCGGAACGGCTGGATTCCTCGGGAAGGCATTCGATCCATACACTCTCTATCCACCGGGAGATGATATGGACATGACCAAGATGGACAAAATCAACGTCACCGATTTGGAAATGCGGGCCGATGTTTACGGTGGCCGTATGGAACGTCGAGCACGCTTGTTGGATGTCATCAACGAAGGCATGCCCGAAATCGACCGAGCGGTGAAAGACTACAAGCTCAACGAGTACTACGATCAGGCTCTCTCACTTATCTCCTCAGGTCGAGCCAGAGATGCCTTCGCCATCGAGCAGGAACTTCCTGAGACTCGCGACCGATACGGACGAAACACTTTCGGACAAAGTTGCCTTCTCGCACGTCGCCTTGTTGAAGCAGGCACTCGAGTTGTCGAAGTGGTCTGGCCAAAAGTTGCGAACAGCAATGAGCATTCCTGGGACGTCCACACCGGTCTGACAGACCGAATGAAACGACAGTCGGGTCCAATGTTGGACTCCGGTTTGTCCGCCCTCATCAATGATCTCGATGAACGTGGCATGTTGGACGAAACACTCGTTGTCGCTGTCGGAGAGTTTGGACGAAGTCCACAGCGCGGAGTGAGCACTAGTGGAAACGGGAACAGCGACGACGGCCGCGATCACTGGCCATACTGCTACACAGCAGTGGTCGCCGGTGCCGGAATCAAGCGAGGCTATGTGCACGGAAAGAGCGACCAGACAGCCTCTGCTCCGCTGGAAGATCCTGTTCATCCGGGAGAACTGCTGGCGACGATTTACGAATCATTCGGCATCGCCCCCGATACCATTGTGTACAATCACTTGAATCAGCCACGCGAACTCGTCAAAGCCGAATCTGTCTCGGCGTTGTACGCGTAA
- a CDS encoding M20/M25/M40 family metallo-hydrolase, with protein MSLGDSNKLTSLVDDAAVDLVLEMIAVPGKSGEEAAIAKLIVDKLHEAGVDEAQISFDEAHTQSHLTGQNGNLIVDLPGNLDQPRRLLMAHIDTVPLCVGAQPVRENNIIRSADSTTALGGDNRAGAAVVLNTIRLIQQHNLPHPPLTILFAIQEEVGLIGARYVDQGKLQTPTLGFNWDGGRPEIAVIGATGDDHIEIEVHGIASHAGAHPEHGVSAAIIAARAIQSLAADGWLGLIEKGKQSGTSNIGIIQGGAATNVVMDHLKISAEARSHNPEFRSKIVKTIQRAFEQSAKETMNTDGKSGRVKFTTRHKYESFQLDPENEVVKIAQRAVESIGLTPETRISNGGLDANWMNAHGLPTITLGCGQSEIHTVKEQLFVDQFLNACRIGLTIGTATV; from the coding sequence ATGTCTCTTGGTGACTCCAACAAACTGACTTCACTTGTTGACGATGCGGCAGTTGATCTCGTTTTGGAGATGATTGCGGTGCCTGGCAAGAGTGGAGAGGAAGCTGCGATCGCCAAGTTGATCGTGGACAAACTCCACGAAGCGGGAGTCGATGAGGCGCAGATTTCATTTGACGAGGCTCACACTCAGAGTCATCTCACCGGACAAAACGGAAATCTGATTGTCGATCTTCCAGGAAATCTGGACCAGCCTCGTCGCTTGTTGATGGCCCATATCGACACGGTTCCGCTGTGCGTTGGTGCCCAGCCGGTTCGTGAAAACAACATCATTCGATCGGCGGATTCGACGACAGCACTGGGAGGCGACAATCGGGCTGGTGCTGCAGTCGTGCTCAACACGATACGACTCATCCAGCAACACAATCTTCCGCACCCGCCTTTGACAATCCTGTTTGCCATTCAGGAAGAAGTCGGCTTGATCGGGGCCAGGTACGTCGACCAAGGCAAGTTGCAGACTCCGACTCTTGGATTCAACTGGGATGGCGGCCGTCCGGAAATCGCTGTCATCGGGGCCACTGGTGATGATCACATCGAAATCGAAGTCCACGGAATTGCCAGCCATGCTGGTGCTCATCCCGAACACGGAGTGAGTGCAGCCATCATCGCTGCCCGGGCGATTCAATCCTTGGCTGCTGATGGATGGCTTGGTCTCATCGAAAAGGGCAAGCAGTCAGGCACCAGCAACATCGGAATCATTCAGGGCGGAGCAGCGACGAACGTCGTGATGGATCACCTGAAAATCAGTGCAGAAGCTCGAAGCCATAATCCGGAATTTCGTTCAAAGATTGTCAAAACCATCCAACGTGCGTTTGAGCAGTCCGCGAAAGAAACCATGAACACTGACGGCAAATCAGGCCGAGTCAAATTCACGACCCGACACAAGTACGAATCGTTTCAACTCGATCCGGAAAACGAGGTCGTCAAAATTGCTCAGCGAGCTGTCGAATCAATTGGATTGACTCCTGAGACTCGGATCAGCAACGGAGGCCTCGACGCCAACTGGATGAACGCTCACGGACTACCCACGATCACTTTGGGATGCGGACAGAGTGAAATTCACACGGTCAAAGAACAGCTTTTTGTCGACCAGTTTCTCAATGCCTGTCGGATTGGACTCACGATCGGAACAGCCACAGTCTAA
- a CDS encoding DUF1501 domain-containing protein, whose translation MHPAEQHFQYLTRRHFFGQAGLGLGSAALATLMGNSAQAAAPSAAASPGLPDLPHFAPKAKRAIYLFAAGAPSQLDTFDYKPKLDELFDTDLPESIRQGQRLTTMTSGQSRFPIAPSKFKFEQYGQSGAWVSELLPHTAKMVDDLAIVRTVHTEAINHDPAITYICTGNQLPGRASLGAWLSYGLGSTNADLPSFVVMTPSWTGRQQAQALYNRLWGSGFLPSRYQGVSLRSNGDPVLFLSNPPGVSTELRRRMLDRLEAFNQKTYEDIGDPETRTRIEQAEMAFRMQSSVPELTDLSGESKSTLEMYGDEVTKPGTFAASCLLARRMAERDVRFVQIFHRGWDQHGNLAGDLPKQCHDIDQPAWALVQDLKDRGLLDDTLVVFGGEFGRTVYCQGKLTRENYGRDHHPRCFTIWMTGGGIKRGVVHGETDDFSYNIVKDPVHIHDLNATILHTLGIDHRRLVYKHQGLDVRLTGVEEQHPVEAILA comes from the coding sequence ATGCACCCTGCTGAACAGCACTTTCAGTATCTGACACGACGCCATTTCTTCGGACAGGCTGGCCTTGGCCTCGGATCAGCTGCGCTCGCTACGTTAATGGGAAATTCCGCACAAGCTGCCGCACCATCGGCAGCAGCGTCGCCCGGTCTGCCTGATTTGCCGCACTTTGCTCCGAAGGCGAAGCGGGCGATCTATCTGTTTGCGGCGGGTGCACCAAGTCAACTTGATACGTTCGACTACAAACCCAAACTCGATGAACTTTTCGACACCGATCTTCCGGAGTCGATCCGTCAGGGCCAGCGACTCACCACGATGACTTCGGGCCAATCCCGGTTTCCGATTGCTCCATCCAAATTCAAGTTTGAGCAGTATGGACAAAGTGGAGCTTGGGTCAGTGAACTGCTCCCGCACACAGCGAAGATGGTCGATGATCTCGCGATTGTCCGCACCGTGCACACCGAAGCCATCAATCATGATCCCGCCATTACATACATCTGCACCGGCAATCAACTCCCCGGTCGAGCGAGTTTGGGGGCATGGCTGAGCTACGGTCTCGGTTCGACCAATGCAGATCTGCCGTCGTTTGTTGTGATGACTCCCTCGTGGACAGGACGGCAGCAGGCACAGGCTTTGTACAATCGTTTGTGGGGCTCCGGTTTTCTTCCGAGTCGCTATCAAGGCGTCTCGCTCCGATCAAATGGAGATCCCGTTCTGTTTCTCTCCAACCCGCCGGGAGTCAGCACCGAGCTCCGCAGGCGCATGCTTGATCGACTGGAAGCGTTCAATCAGAAAACGTACGAAGACATCGGCGATCCTGAAACACGCACTCGCATCGAACAAGCTGAGATGGCATTCCGAATGCAATCGTCCGTCCCGGAACTGACCGATCTCTCCGGAGAATCAAAGTCGACTCTCGAGATGTACGGAGACGAAGTCACCAAGCCAGGGACCTTCGCAGCCAGTTGCCTGCTTGCTAGACGTATGGCGGAAAGAGACGTCCGCTTCGTTCAAATTTTCCATCGAGGATGGGATCAACACGGAAACCTCGCCGGCGATCTCCCCAAGCAGTGTCACGACATTGACCAGCCAGCCTGGGCGCTCGTTCAAGATCTAAAAGATCGAGGCCTTCTCGACGATACGCTCGTTGTCTTCGGAGGAGAATTCGGACGGACCGTTTACTGTCAGGGAAAACTGACCAGAGAAAACTACGGGCGAGACCATCATCCTCGGTGCTTCACAATCTGGATGACCGGTGGGGGAATTAAGCGTGGAGTCGTCCACGGCGAAACAGACGACTTCAGCTACAACATCGTCAAAGATCCGGTTCATATCCACGATCTCAATGCGACCATTCTGCACACTCTCGGGATCGACCACCGAAGACTCGTCTACAAACATCAGGGACTCGATGTCCGCCTGACAGGGGTTGAAGAACAGCATCCCGTTGAGGCAATTCTCGCCTGA